The stretch of DNA TTTTATCTTTTAAAAATGAAGGACTATCTGCACAACAATCATTAGTACAATTAAAGCAATCAAAATTGACTTCTTTTTCAAAAAGTTCATAATCTATATAAGCTGTATACTCTTTATTTTCTATTTCTAAAGTTGTTTTTAATATATCTTTACTTTTAAAATATTTTCTTACTTTTTCTTCTGCTTCTGTTGACATTTCATAAACTTCTTTTCCTTTTGGGTGATTTAAAAATAAAAAATACTTCATAAATTTCCTCCTAGAAATAAAAAAACTTCCTTAATTATATATTATTTACTAAAATTAATCAAGGAAGTTTTATATTTTAAAGCTTTAACATTTTATCTAAAGTATGAATTAACTCTCCTATTATTTTTTCTTCTTTTCCTGCTTTTATATCATCTACAACACAATGCTTTAAATGTCCTTCAAGAATTAATTTAGAAACTCCCCCTAAAGCAGCTCTTACTGAAGAAATTTGATTTAAAATATCATCACAATAAGCGTCTTTTTCTATCATATTGCTTATTCCTTTTACTTGTCCTTCTATTCTATTTAATCTTGTTTTTAGTTTCTTTTTTATATCAGAAGTACAATAATATCCCTTCTTTTCTAAATTACATCCTATATTTCCACAACTACCACATTTATCTTTCTTTTCCATTTTTATCTCCTTACTTTCCAAAATTTTTAAGTCTTAAAGCATTAGTTACTACAGAAACAGAACTCATTGCCATAGCTCCCCCAGCTATCATAGGATTTAATAAATGTCCTGTAAAAAGATACAATACTCCAGCAGCTATAGGAATTCCTAAACTATTGTATAAAAACGCCCAAAATAAATTTTCTTTTATATTTTTTATTGTTGCTTGACTTAATTTTATAGCCAAAACTACATTATTTAAACTTTCTTTAATAAGAACAATGTCAGCACTTTCTATAGCTATATCTGTCCCTGTTCCAATAGCTATCCCGATATCAGCTTGTGATAAGGCTGGTGAATCATTTATTCCATCTCCTACCATAGCTACATTATAACCTTTTTCCTGTAATTTTTTAACCTCTAAATATTTATCTTCAGGACTAACTTCTGATAATACAATATCTATACCTACTTCTTTTCCTATTATTTCAGCAGTTTCTTTTTTATCTCCAGTAATCATTGCAACTTTTATTCCTAATTCTTTTAATTTTTTTATACATTCTTTTGAATCTTCTTTAATTTTATCTTTTACACCTATAACTCCTATAAATTCTTCATCTATCCCTATATATATTGGAGTTTTTCCCTCTAATGCTAGTTTATCACCAATTTCATTTTTAAAATTTTTTATTTTTTTATTTAAAAATAATTTTTTATTTCCTATATATATTTTTTTAGAATTTATTTCTCCAATAATTCCTTCTCCTGAAATATTAATAAATTCATCTATTTTTTCAGTAATTCCAGAAAAATTATTTTTTTCAAATTCTTTTACTATTGCTTCACCTAATGGATGTTCAGAATACTTTTCTAATATCCCAACATACTTTAATACTTCTTCTTTTGAGTATTTTAAATTTTCAATTATAAAATCAGTTACTGCTGGTTTTCCTTCAGTTATAGTTCCTGTTTTATCAAAAACTATCATATTAATTTTATGAGCTTTTTCTAAAGATTCTCCTGATTTTATTAATATTCCTAATTCAGCTCCTCTACCAGTTCCAACCATTATAGCTGTTGGAGTAGCTAATCCCAATGAACATGGACAAGCTATTACTAAAACTGAAATAAAAATAGTTAATGAAAAAACTTCTTTACTCATTGATAAATGAACTATTTCCAAACTTCCTAGTGTATACCAAATTAAACTAGAAATTATTGCTATGATTATTACTATTGGAACAAAATATCTTGATATTTCATCTGCTATTTTAGCTATTGGAGCTTTAGATTCTTGAGCATCTTCAACTAATTTTATAATTTTTGAAAGTATTGTATCTTTTCCTATGGCTGTTGCTTTTATTTTTATTACTCCATTTTTATTTATTGTTGCTCCAAAAACTTTATCTCCAATAATTTTCTTTACAGCTATACTTTCTCCTGTAAGCATAGATTCATCTATATAAGTATTACCTTCTATAACTTCACCATCAACAGGAATGCTTTCTCCTGGTCTAACTAAAACTATATCCTCTTTTTGTACTTCTTTTATATCAATAGTAATTAATTGATTATTTTTTACAATAGTTGCTGTTTTAACTTGTAATCCCATTAATTTTTTTATAGCCTCTGAAGTTTTTCCTTTACTTCTTTTTTCTAATAATTTTCCAAATCTTATAAGAGCTATTATAACTACAGCTGATTCATAATATAAATTGTGAACATATTCTAAGTTTCCATTTATTATTTCAAATGTTCCATATAAACTATATAAAAAAGCTGCTCCTGTTCCTAAAGCAATTAACGAATCCATATTAGGAGATTTTCTAAATAGAGAAGAAAATCCAACTGTATAAAAATTTCTACCTGTTATTAAAATAGGAATTGTTAAAACCAACTGTATTAAAGCATAATTTATAGGATTATATTGTGGACTAATTATTTTTGGAAGGGGTAATCCCATCATATGACCCATTGTAACATAAAAAACTATTAAAGCTAAAAATATTGAAATTTTAAATTCTAAAACTTCTTTTTTTTCTAAATACTCTTTTTTTTCAAAAAATTCTTCTGTAATTTCCTCTTCTTTTATAGCATTATATCCTAATTTATTTATATTTTCTATTATCTTATCTATTTTTATTTTATT from Fusobacterium perfoetens ATCC 29250 encodes:
- a CDS encoding metal-sensitive transcriptional regulator yields the protein MEKKDKCGSCGNIGCNLEKKGYYCTSDIKKKLKTRLNRIEGQVKGISNMIEKDAYCDDILNQISSVRAALGGVSKLILEGHLKHCVVDDIKAGKEEKIIGELIHTLDKMLKL
- a CDS encoding heavy metal translocating P-type ATPase, which codes for MEKKFKLSGVGCIMCVNKIQDNFKNFKGVSKATVDLTTKIMDISYDENLLTVKDIEEKLVELGYGIENEIEEDIKKNYKLEEKREIKTENKTSIFKENNISKKLSQKVLKIENIHCQACVSNIERNIGKLDGIEEVVVNLTTNNGRFIYDENKIKIDKIIENINKLGYNAIKEEEITEEFFEKKEYLEKKEVLEFKISIFLALIVFYVTMGHMMGLPLPKIISPQYNPINYALIQLVLTIPILITGRNFYTVGFSSLFRKSPNMDSLIALGTGAAFLYSLYGTFEIINGNLEYVHNLYYESAVVIIALIRFGKLLEKRSKGKTSEAIKKLMGLQVKTATIVKNNQLITIDIKEVQKEDIVLVRPGESIPVDGEVIEGNTYIDESMLTGESIAVKKIIGDKVFGATINKNGVIKIKATAIGKDTILSKIIKLVEDAQESKAPIAKIADEISRYFVPIVIIIAIISSLIWYTLGSLEIVHLSMSKEVFSLTIFISVLVIACPCSLGLATPTAIMVGTGRGAELGILIKSGESLEKAHKINMIVFDKTGTITEGKPAVTDFIIENLKYSKEEVLKYVGILEKYSEHPLGEAIVKEFEKNNFSGITEKIDEFINISGEGIIGEINSKKIYIGNKKLFLNKKIKNFKNEIGDKLALEGKTPIYIGIDEEFIGVIGVKDKIKEDSKECIKKLKELGIKVAMITGDKKETAEIIGKEVGIDIVLSEVSPEDKYLEVKKLQEKGYNVAMVGDGINDSPALSQADIGIAIGTGTDIAIESADIVLIKESLNNVVLAIKLSQATIKNIKENLFWAFLYNSLGIPIAAGVLYLFTGHLLNPMIAGGAMAMSSVSVVTNALRLKNFGK